The following are encoded in a window of Lates calcarifer isolate ASB-BC8 linkage group LG20, TLL_Latcal_v3, whole genome shotgun sequence genomic DNA:
- the orai2 gene encoding protein orai-2: MSSELNVPMGSPAPGVSERAPDSGGMDYRDWVRRSYLELVSSNHHSVQALSWRKLYLSRAKLKASSRTSALLSGFAMVAMVEVQLEMQYSYPRVLLIAFSVCTTVLVAVHLFALLISTCILPNVEAVSNIHNLNSVSESPHERMHHYIELAWGFSTALGILLFLAEVVLLCWIKFLPVDAGGAKKATTCIPPTATTVTKTTAASPQNSGWQAALASTIIMVPVGVIFVVFTIHFYRSLVRHKTERHHQEIEELHKIKVQLDGHERGLQTV, from the exons ATGAGCAGTGAACTGAACGTGCCCATGGGTTCCCCTGCCCCAGGGGTCTCAGAGCGGGCTCCAGATAGCGGGGGGATGGACTACAGGGACTGGGTGCGGCGCAGTTACCTGGAGCTGGTCAGCTCCAACCACCACTCGGTGCAGGCCCTGTCCTGGAGGAAACTCTACCTGAGCCGGGCCAAGCTGAAGGCCTCCAGCAGGACTTCTGCACTGCTCTCTGGCTTTGCAATG GTTGCCATGGTGGAGGTGCAGCTGGAGATGCAGTACAGTTACCCTCGTGTGCTCCTCATTGCCTTTAGTGTGTGCACCACCGTGCTGGTGGCGGTGCACCTCTTCGCTCTGCTGATAAGCACTTGCATCCTACCCAATGTGGAGGCTGTCAGCAACATCCACAACCTCAACTCCGTCAGCGAGTCGCCCCATGAGCGCATGCACCACTACATCGAGCTGGCCTGGGGCTTCTCCACGGCCCTGGGCATCTTGCTGTTTTTAGCAGAGGTGGTGCTCCTCTGTTGGATCAAGTTTCTGCCCGTAGATGCTGGCGGGGCCAAAAAGGCAACTACCTGCATCCCCCCAACAGCCACCACTGTGACAAAGACCACAGCAGCCTCCCCGCAGAACAGCGGCTGGCAGGCTGCGCTGGCCTCCACCATCATCATGGTCCCAGTGGGGGTGATTTTTGTGGTGTTCACTATACACTTCTATCGCTCTCTGGTGCGCcacaagacagagagacaccACCAGGAGATTGAGGAACTGCACAAGATTAAAGTACAGCTGGATGGCCATGAGAGAGGCCTCCAGACTGTGTGA